One Thiocapsa sp. genomic window, ACGGGGCGCGACGCCCCGAAGACGGCCAGGAGCGAGCTTATGGCGAACCAAACGATCACCATCACCAACAACGTCACGGGAGAGCGCTTCGATTTCCCGTTACGCTCCGGCAGCGTCGGCCCGTCGGCCGCGGATATCTCCTCGCTCTACAAGGAGGCCGGGATCTTCACCTACGACCCCGGCTTCATGTCCACCGCCAGCTGTCACAGCGCCATCACCTACATCGACGGCGAGGACGGGATCCTGCTCTATCGGGGCTATCCGATCGAGCAGCTGGCGACCAAGGCGAGTTTTCTGGAGGTCGCCTATCTCCTTCTATACGGCGAGCTGCCTGTGGAAAAGGAGTTGGTCGGGTTCGAAAAGCTGATCACCCGCCACACCATGCTCAATGAAAACCTGAAGGATTTCCTCAACGGTTTTCATTACGACGCACATCCCATGGCGATCCTGATCGGCGTCGTCGGATCCCTCTCCGCCTTCTATCACGACTCGCTCAGCGTCAACGACGCACGCCACCGCGAGATCTCGGCGCATCGTCTGATCGCAAAGCTCCCGACCATCGCTGCCGCGGCCTACAAGCACAGCATCGGCGAGCCGATCATGTATCCACGCAACGACTTGCGGTATTGCGCGAACTTTCTGCACATGATGTTCGCCACGCCCTGCGAGGTCTACAAGCCGACATTGATCGCCGAGAAGGCGATGAATCTGCTGTTCATTCTCCATGCCGACCATGAGCAGAACGCCAGCACCTCGACGGTGCGCCTCGCCGGGAGCTCCGGCGCGAATCCCTTCGCCTGCGTCGCGGCGGGCATCGCCTCGCTGTGGGGCCCGGCGCACGGGGGGGCGAACGAGGCCGTCTTGGACATGCTCCATGAGATCGGGGATGTCAAGAATGTGCAGCGCTACATGGAAAAGGCCAAGGACAAGGACGACCCGTTTCGTCTCATGGGTTTCGGACATCGGGTCTACAAGAACTACGATCCGCGCGCGAAGATCATTCGCGAGGTCTGCCATCAGGTCCTCGAAGAGCTCGCCGACACCAACAACCCCTTGTTTGAATTGGCGATGAAGCTGGAAGAGATCGCGCTCAGCGACGCGTATTTCGTCGAGCGGAAACTCTATCCGAACGTCGACTTTTATTCCGGAATCATCTACCAGGCGCTCGGGATACCGCGCAACATGTTCACTGTCATGTTCGCGGTCGCGCGCACGGTTGGCTGGGTATCCCATTGGATGGAAATGATGTCCGACCCCAACAACCGTATCGGCCGCCCCCGCCAGATCTACCATGGCCCCACCCAGAGG contains:
- a CDS encoding citrate synthase, with protein sequence MANQTITITNNVTGERFDFPLRSGSVGPSAADISSLYKEAGIFTYDPGFMSTASCHSAITYIDGEDGILLYRGYPIEQLATKASFLEVAYLLLYGELPVEKELVGFEKLITRHTMLNENLKDFLNGFHYDAHPMAILIGVVGSLSAFYHDSLSVNDARHREISAHRLIAKLPTIAAAAYKHSIGEPIMYPRNDLRYCANFLHMMFATPCEVYKPTLIAEKAMNLLFILHADHEQNASTSTVRLAGSSGANPFACVAAGIASLWGPAHGGANEAVLDMLHEIGDVKNVQRYMEKAKDKDDPFRLMGFGHRVYKNYDPRAKIIREVCHQVLEELADTNNPLFELAMKLEEIALSDAYFVERKLYPNVDFYSGIIYQALGIPRNMFTVMFAVARTVGWVSHWMEMMSDPNNRIGRPRQIYHGPTQRDYLPISKR